The Gossypium arboreum isolate Shixiya-1 chromosome 6, ASM2569848v2, whole genome shotgun sequence DNA window ACTGAAGGCCACTCTTCCTCTTTTGAAGAAGCAGCCATTTCCGGTCCAGATCCCGAATTGCCCAAAGTATCTAAAATGAAGCATAGTATCCATTATTAACAGGAATAAACTTCTGAAGTTGATTAGATacacaataaaaaaaattttgattaGTTACCTTGTGCCACTTTATTGTAGGCTTTTTATCAGATTTTTCCTGATCAATATCATCAACCTCATGTGGCTCAGGATCTTGCAGCAGACTTAGGCACTGCTCCTTGCGATACATAGCAATAAAGGGAATCTGAAAGAAAGAATACTAAGAAAAACGAAACCAGTGCAACAGTAGTCATGTATCAATCAAATCAGTAAGTCGTACATCTAATTTCTGGACATGTGTTAGGTCCAAAAACCTCATGATGTCATCCTTGTTTATAGAAAGATCCGTCCTTTCTTTACCAAATAGCGGTACTGCACCACTAGTAAGCTGTTTATGCATCCAGTTGCTCTCTTCTATTATGCTCTCTTCATCCATTGGAGGACTGCCAGTGCTTTCCTCAGAAATCTACAAAAACAAATGTGAAGCCAATCGACTTATGTTAAGAGAGATTAAGGGAATAAATAGTTAGAACATTAATAACTATATCAACAAACCTGCATTCTTTCTGGAATATCAATCGTCCGAATTTCATCATCCTTTACCGTCATATACTTTTCAGAAAGAACAGTGGGTTCGAATTGTTCTTCAAGTCTCCTTTCTTTCTGATCACTATAATCTAATCCCTGTTTGCGTAGCTGCAGGAGTTCATCAACATCACCAAATATATCTTGAGCTTCCTTTAAAGCAGATGACGAAACATCAAATGCATGCTTTGATTTCTTATTCTTCATCTTCTTCCGTCTACAAAACAAGTTACTTCAAGAGACTtccaaaattaaagtataaaaggGATCGGCATATTCATGCAGCACATAGGTTGTACCTAACAGAAGCCCCAGGCACATCATCTTCTTCTACAATAAAGTCTGCCATTTCGTCTTCTTCACCCATATCTCCATCCTCTTCCTCTTCTATTTGTTCTTCATCTTCAGGAAGATCTTCAAGAGGTTGCCCTAAAATATTACATATACCAACCAGTTATTTAAAACTGAATTCAAATGATAATGATAATGGATACTATGCTTAATATACAAACCATCATCATCGCCAAATAAGGTACGCTTAAGCTTTTCCTCAGCAGTTGCTCCACCCTTCATGCTACCATCAAACTCATCATCAGAGAGCCCATATCGTACCCCATCTAAATCCCTTTGAGCCTTTTTTAGCCGCTTAAATTTCTTGCTACCCTGGAAAAAATTGTGAAGCAGAAAGCTCAATTACATAGGTAAAACAGTTGCGCAGGGAaacaaattatacaaaaataatcaGTATGATCAAATCTACCATTAATTCCGCAAAACTAAAAGAACTTAAATGAGATAAAATTACACTCATAGAACTTAACAATAATCATTTTTTATTTCTTCAGGGCAGGGAATCAAATCTAATAACCTTTGGTACATTAACGTCATTCTCCCGGAGGAGCTCATAGTCATCTTCATCAAGATCCTCAGCTTCCCTGAAAACATTGATATAAACATCATCAGAAATTAGCTAAACTACCCTCTCTGACTAATAGAATGATATGAAGCTTtcttaaactaaataaaaaaaatactaataatatCTCATCTTCATTTTACAGAAAATGTAGCAGTAACATAGCATCAATGGAGGAAAAATACTcacttcttctttctttttttcttttttttccgcCTCTCCTCATCGCTATCTTCCCTCTCTTCAGCTTCATCTACCTCTTCATCCTCCACATCATCAACTATGAATCCATCATTCTCATATTCATCTTGCCCCTCATCtgttcaaaacaaaaataaataatcaaataaCTACAACGAATTTATGAACCCAGACAAAACTGAAGAACACCCTCCCGCCCAAATGAGCAAAATATAACACCCATCATTCATGGCATTCAACCCTAATTATTTTATAATGAATTCATGAACCACTGACAAAACAGGAAAAAAGAATAACACCCATCATGGCATTCAGCCctaattttattttcattctcATTGTTTctctaaaaatttaaataaataaaaaaaacgaACTCAGAACTCAAAAAAGATTCCCAATATTGAAAGGAGAAATTGGATATCAGAAACAAGCTATACCGTCTTCTTCTTCGTCGTCGTCGTCAGGGTCGCGGCCATTGAGTGTGTCTCCCTCAATGGGCTCTCCATCTTCGTCGAGTTCCAACTCCTCTGCACGCATTGAACCcccaaacccaaaacaaaaaaaaaaacttgtaagAAAATTTAAGGATTCGTTagccaaaaaaaaaaccaaaaaaaattatTACGGTATCACCTTCTTCGTCAGATACCACGTTTTTGCCCATAGTTCAGAAAAGAAAACCAATGCAGAGAAAAACAGAGAAGGAAAGACTTCACAATTTGCGAGTGGGATTGAAACCACCTAAAATCGTTCTGCTTTCATCTGATAGAAAACCCtagttattaaatatttaaataaatagaaaaatttacttattcttaaataataatttaCCTAAAATTTCTATAACAAGCATATGAAAATAtaagaatttatttaaaatacaattttaaatttaaaaatattaaaaacattacaattacttattataatatttttaaatttattaataataacatatgtaatatataaatattaaaatgaaaaactcatattaaatttgagtaaaatcttaattgatcaataaaatacattatctattgcatctcaaatcaatcaatAATATTAGCAATCTTAAATTTTATCTCACTCGTGAAATGgatgaatgaaaatttttaatattttatgttaaaaatatatttataaaattattttaataaatggttATTAAGTAGTGATAAGAGATTTTTATTTGAGTTTACTAATTTTATGTTAGATTCTTATATATTTTTTcggttttttaaatattatatgaaagtattaaatgataaaaatatctttataataatataaaaaataacctatcatttaaattatatttcttttaactattaaatttatatttttgtccaatcacctcaaaataaatagaaaattaatatttattaacatTACTTGCGTAGTGACATTCATGTGAAAATTTGATAATCAATACAAGTTTAATAGCTAAGAGagatgaaaaataaatagagaattaaaataacattttttaaaagttggaggtaaaataaattaatatacctaatataaattatcttttaaaataataatattttaaatttttacaactAGGTGTCAAATTAATTTATAACACCAACTTAAGTCATTTTACATTGTAGATAGATATATAATTGAAGAAGCTAATAAAGTGTATGTAACAAAaattaagggtaaattacaccaaagTTCACCCTAAAATATTCTGTTTTAAATacaataaaatgagaaaaaaaatcaGTAGGAAAACTGAAAGCCACCTAATTCATTGATAACAAATCATCCACTGTCATAAACCAAATGACAAAAGCATTTTATTTGGAAAAAGGAAAACACTAAAAACTAGCAGAAGACAGGTAAATGGATGGCCTTCATTTTGGAGTGGGAGAAAGATGACGTCATCGGTCTCTTGGACCAGAAAAAGCTTCTTTGTCTCAGCAGGAACCTTGAATGTTGCTTGAAGAACTTTAGGTGGTATAGCCTTCCATGCCTCAATGCTTTCAGCCAAGTGGGTGAACACAGGGTTGAAACTCAAATCACAACATGCTAAGGTTTCATAATTGGCAATATTAATGGAGTTTTTAATGGATTCAAAGTCTTGGGGTTTAGGAAACAATGGCTTATTTTGGAGTGGTGATGATTGAGAACCACGACAACCTATCTGGATCAGCAATCTTGTCACAATCAACAGATTGCCCACTTTGACAATGGTTTACAAGACCCTTTTGCCGTCAACGCCAACCACTTGGAGGCGACCACTACCTTTGACAATGTATGTAACCCGCAAGGTTGAATCACACGAAAAGGGTCATGAGCAAAACCCATTTTAGCATCCGATGAGCTAAACTTGGAAAGGACCAAACTTTGCGACGAACTGGTTCTCCAAAATTGGCGAtttaaggaagaagaagaggagatGATTTGATAAGGGGTGTAGAAAAAAATAGGCTTAAGGGTGTTATGAAAGGAGACGAGAAGGTTTTTAAAGGATTTTGAATCGTCGAGGGAGCAGCAGAGAGTGATTGAGTGGGTGACTCGATGAAGAGCTTTACAGGTGAGGGAGGCATTGGCCAGTTCTCGAGGGGTTAGCCATGGAAGGATAACAAgaaaaatatagagagagagagaaaaaaaaaagaccagCCTTTCTGAGGGTAAACAAGAAAAGGGAcggaagagaaaaagaagaaaagaaataaaaagaggtGGTGACGATTGCTTTGGCCGAAAGAGGTGACAGGAAGTGAAGTAAAAGTAGACAAGaggaaggagaaaagaaagaaaaatgtaatttttaaagggactaaaacaaaatttttcattttataattttcacaACAAAATATAAAATTGCTGACGTGGTAGGTCCAGTCAATTTCTTGTTAATGAGACCATTTTAAGAAATTATTCTAATGGCAAGGAATAAATCAACAGATggatcattattatttttaacaaaattaaataaattaaataattaaatcttATGTAAAATTTGGAAGAgagataaattttgaaaaatttacgtattttttatgtaaaaataaaaataaaaattatcataaacataaatattattaaattatcagtaagataaatattattttcttaatatttaaatttttatcattaatttttaaaattaaattttaattttaattatttcattaaatttaaaaattattttaaagaataatattttaatttcttcattttaacatatatttttctattttctttcaattttttaactaattcttttaaattctttagtgttaaattaaaaataaattatattttaattaataaaataataaacagtgcatttaattatattataatttaataacttaAAAGATTTTACACTATTTACTTTTTAATTCTTTTGATTTAcaagttttaaatttattattcatttcactataaataatttaataatatattaattaaaatatttaaataaacatgttaataatgcttcaataaaattttaattatatattaaattttcaaataaattataactataatcatataaaatataatctaaagtctttaatggtcattttgtatTCTTATAATAATTCACTTTATCGTCACTGTTGTGTTTGCATCCAAACATATATTCCATCATTGATTTTAATATCACTACTATAGTAATTAATATCACTACCGCTATCTCTATTTTCAATCTCATCGTCCATCCAAATGAACCCTATTAGATCCGATGACATTGAAAATAGTGGTAACGGTAAGATTAGTCATTATAGTGATAAGATTAAATATTGTATCGATGAGTTTAAAATTAATATTGAATGACCAATCTCCAGTGCAACTAAAATATTCCATCAGCTAAAGTAGTAAATGCCAATGCACGGAGAGTTTTGGGGCATTAAAGGAAGATTTAAATTGATGTTCAATAGATTCACGACACCAATTTAGTTAAGtgcttaatatataaaaatataaaatttaaattggaaaAACAATACATATAATAAATTTGTCGCGTAAATCATCTAATGcagtatatatatttaaaaacaacACATATAATAAATTTGTCACGTCAATCATCAATGCAGTATATATAtttaacaatctcattataggttttgATCATATTTTTTTTTGACACAATGCCAAAAATTACTCATAGCCCCtctccaacccataaataggaagataatatgTTTCAGCGCACTCGAATCTCTTTCTTCCTACATAGCAATAATGCTCATGTCAACTGAGTTAGGACTGGATTGACAatgcaatataattttttttattatactaTTTTGGTGTCTATTAAGCATTTTAAATGCGTGAGCTATGTAAGTAGAGGTGTTCATAAATTGGGTCAGGTTTAAATCGGGCCTAAGTATAATATTTACACACTTTATGCTTGTCCAAGCTCGACTTTGCCCAAAATATGAgtctaaaattttattcaaactcACCTATATTTGCAAAAGACTAACTCAAACTCATTTTAGGCTCgcacatattatttttaaaatatttattttattttactttattttaatatttaaattagagtagtattatatattcaatataagtttatttttaatatgttataaattacataatatataaaaataatataatataaaatattataaacttaaaaattgaTCGAGCCAGACTTGGCCCTTAAATGTTCAATATTGAGTCCGGCCATATTTTAAACAGGCctaatatttttgtccaaatcctCTCAAATTTTCGGTCGATCTACGAACCTTGGCGGGTAGTCCAACCCACGAATAGGTTTAAGAGTATGatctattttaaatgattttaatgAATAGTACCAACTTAAATATAACTTGTAAAatagtataatgataaatttaatccTCAACATTTACATTTTCTATCAAAtttgtctttaatttttttaagctaAATTGTACCtttaactttttcaaaaaaaaaaaagttgaatcaTGCTAAACAatgcaaaaattataaaatgaaaaaaacaaaattgaaataaataaatataaaaaattcataaaaaaaaggTGAAATACATTTTTTTGAAACTATTCCAGATTGggcttatattattaaaaaataaaccaAACTGCAAAGTCTAAATACAAGCTTATTATCCTAACCGGCCCACTATTTCAGCAGGCCtctaaataattcaaaattattgAAAAACCGATCCTAAAGAATTCAAATGGCCAGAAAAAAATCTAGATATTATAATAGAATAGTCTAGAATAGCATTTATTGCGCCGAACCAATGCCCAATCAGGTTCTCTGAAATCTGTTATCCCATCAGTCCatcatttcatttcttttttgACGATTTCACTCCATCAAAAAGCTTTTTCCTCTCAGAAcgtttcattttcttttgttttgaagCTTCCTCTTATTCTCTCTGTTCCACTAAGAAACTTCCTAATCTGGTTCATGCTCCCATTCATGTCTCAATTGTTCTTTAGCGTACTCAGAGACTGCCCTTTCCAGGTATATTTCTTCCTTTCTTCTTAGAGTTACTGTTGCCAAAATGTGTGCAATAGTATCAGCAGATCTCAATATGTGCTTGAAAGTGATATTAATGGGTTCATTTATTTGCtgtttgatattatatatatatgctcCCATCAATGACCAGTCTTGACCTTCTGTGttgcatttatttattattgCGAATGAGTCTCCTTCGACTATGATTGACTGCCATCCCTTTGTGATTCCAAGTTGTACCGTTTTCCAACAGGCTATGGCTTCAGCAGCAAATGCAGAGGCAATACCTTGGTGGATTTCGGAGTAGGATAGAAGAACTATCCCATCCGCATCTCGAGCCACGATACCTAAAGCCGAACAATTTTGACTTTCATTGTAAGCACCGTCGAAGTTAATCTTTATGAACTCGCCAGTTGGGTGTCTCCATCTACTGGGTTCTGTTGTTTTTTCTAACTCTCTTTTTTCGATACCATTAAGTTCATTTATGTAACTATTGATGAACTTTGTAATGTCCTTCCTAGTACTAACTGTTTTCTCATGTATTCGTTTATTTCGGTCTCCCCATATGGCCCAGAGTACGCAGCAGAAGAGGCAGCATTGACAAGGGGTTAGCTGATTAAACACCCAGGTAAGCCACTGTACAAAGTTCATGTTTTGTATCCTTACAATATACTGTAATGACAATGCTGTCCGTGCTTCCACTGTAACAGGGCATTCTCGAAATAAGTGGTCCATTGTTTCAGCTCTTCCACCACACCTGGGACAAATTGTATCAGTTGCTAGCTTCCTGTACTGCATATTTACTTTCGTAGGTAGATAATTCCATGAGAATCTCCAGATTGTAATCTTTATTTTTGTTGGTAAATGCTAAGTCCAAAGCTTTTTGTAAAAATTCCTGTAGATGGTTTGTAAAGCATAAGCTCTAGAGTTTTCATCAGAACTCtgtaatagtttataggcacTTCGAACCGAGAATTCACCCGATGATTCACTCCCCCAGATAAGGAAGTCATCATGAGGTGTTCGTGCCAAAGGGATCCGGAGAATTCTTTCAACGTCTTCTTCTGCGAAGGTATCCTTTATCAACTCATTTTTTCCACAATCTATTACTGTCAATCAGCTCATTAACTTTAACATTACGCATATAATTAATCGTAGTAGATAATCTGAAATTAATTGCATTTGGAATCCACGCATCATCATTGATCAATATATTCATACCCGTACCAACCTTCCAGCATAGTCCCTTTGCCAACGTAGCTTTCGCTGCCCAAATACTTTTCCACACATAAGAACCAGAATTACCTAAACGAGATTCTAAAAAATGattatttgaaaaatatttagcTTTAAATACTTGCGTAACAAGAGCATTCTGATTATTAATAATCCTCCATCCTTGCTTCGCTAATAAAGAAATGTTAAATTGGGCCATATTTCTAAAACCTATACCACCCTCTTCTTTCGAGCTGCACATGACCTTCCATTGGCACCAGTGAATTCCTTTTCCTCCTTGGCCTTTTTGCCACCAGAATCGAGCAAAAGTATTTTCAAACTCTCCACATAGTGATTTTAGTAGGAGAAAGTATGTCATCGCATAAGTTGGAATTGCTTGAAGTACTGATTTTATGAAAACCTCTTTCCCCCATTGAGATAGCAGTCGTGCACTTCAGTTTTCAATTCTCTGTTTAATTCTGTCTTTCAGGTTTTGAAAAGATTCCTTCTTTCATTTTCCTACCACATTAGAAAGGCCTAAATATTTTTCCATATTTGTTGATTGTCTCACTCCTATTTCATTGGAGATGTTTTCTTTGATTCCTGCTGCTATATAAGAGCTGAAGAAAATCATGGATTTACTAAAGTTCACACATTGGCCGGAACAATTCTCATACTCCTTTAAAATCTTTTTTAAGGTCTCTGTTCCTTTCTTTGTAGCTTCGTCAAACAAAATACAATCATCTGCAAATAATAAGTGTGAAATCGTTGGACCTCTTCTGCTAGCCTTAACTCCTTTTAGCTCGCC harbors:
- the LOC108485075 gene encoding uncharacterized protein LOC108485075, which produces MQYRKLATDTICPRCGGRAETMDHLFRECPVTVEARTALSLQYIVRIQNMNFVQWLTWVFNQLTPCQCCLFCCVLWAIWGDRNKRIHEKTVSTRKDITKFINSYINELNGIEKRELEKTTEPSRWRHPTGEFIKINFDGAYNESQNCSALGIVARDADGIVLLSYSEIHQGIASAFAAEAIACWKTVQLGITKGWQSIIVEGDSFAIINKCNTEGQDWSLMGAYIYNIKQQINEPINITFKHILRSADTIAHILATVTLRRKEEIYLERAVSEYAKEQLRHEWEHEPD